In a genomic window of Dehalococcoidales bacterium:
- the hflX gene encoding GTPase HflX has protein sequence MAVTRKAGVHTVSTEDSLEELAQLAGTAGARVIGKLTQSLPVPSKSYYLGKGKLAELQSLKETAGYDVAVFDDELSPLQQRNLEESLDVKVIDRAALILDVFARRARTREGQLQVELAQHQYLLPRLAGQWSHLERLGGGIGTRGPGESQLETDRRLIRRRIHHLNQQIERVRKQRMLYRQRRRKSGIPVVALVGYTNAGKSTLLNALSRADVPSENRLFTTLDPTTRRITLADQSPVLLSDTVGFIRKLPPAIITAFRATLEELSEASMLLHVVDFASHRAPEECQTVEDILADLNLADKPIVTVLNKGDLLLDNSRTWTEQEALEYLSSQSESQNEKVVLISAVRKWGLSGLLELVARTLADNTTRVRAYSG, from the coding sequence GTGGCAGTTACCAGGAAGGCCGGGGTTCATACGGTATCTACCGAAGATTCTCTGGAAGAGCTGGCACAGCTCGCCGGGACAGCCGGTGCCCGGGTGATCGGTAAGCTCACCCAATCCCTTCCGGTGCCCTCGAAGTCGTACTATTTGGGCAAAGGAAAGCTTGCCGAGCTTCAATCACTGAAGGAGACTGCTGGTTATGATGTTGCTGTCTTCGACGACGAGCTCTCGCCACTGCAGCAGCGAAATCTGGAGGAGAGCCTCGATGTAAAAGTTATTGACCGCGCTGCACTGATTCTGGACGTATTTGCCAGGCGCGCCCGGACCCGCGAGGGCCAGCTTCAAGTAGAGCTGGCACAGCACCAGTACCTGTTGCCGCGTCTGGCCGGGCAGTGGAGCCACCTGGAGAGACTCGGCGGTGGTATTGGTACCAGGGGACCGGGCGAATCGCAGCTAGAGACCGACAGGCGTCTTATCCGGCGCAGGATTCATCACCTGAACCAGCAGATAGAGCGGGTCAGGAAGCAACGCATGCTGTACCGCCAGAGGCGAAGGAAGAGTGGTATCCCGGTGGTGGCGCTGGTGGGATACACCAATGCCGGCAAGAGTACGCTGCTGAACGCCCTCAGTCGAGCGGACGTTCCCAGTGAGAACAGGCTTTTCACCACCCTGGACCCGACCACGAGACGTATCACCCTTGCGGACCAGAGTCCTGTCCTGTTGAGCGATACAGTTGGATTCATACGTAAGCTGCCACCAGCCATAATAACCGCGTTCCGCGCGACACTCGAGGAACTCTCCGAGGCCAGCATGCTCCTCCATGTGGTCGATTTCGCTTCACACCGTGCTCCGGAGGAATGCCAGACAGTGGAAGACATCCTTGCCGACCTGAACCTGGCCGACAAGCCGATTGTCACGGTCCTGAACAAGGGCGACCTTCTCCTGGACAACAGCCGTACCTGGACGGAGCAGGAAGCCCTGGAGTATCTTTCATCTCAGAGTGAGAGTCAGAACGAGAAAGTGGTCCTTATCTCCGCGGTAAGGAAATGGGGGCTATCAGGACTGCTGGAATTAGTGGCTCGTACCCTGGCCGATAATACCACACGGGTACGTGCTTATTCCGGTTGA
- a CDS encoding LL-diaminopimelate aminotransferase, whose protein sequence is MKKMAKRVEKLPPYLFVEISRKIAEKRARGEEVVSFGIGDPDMPTPPHVIERLCQEVKKPANHRYPESEGLPELRRTIADWYQRRFNVSLDPETEVLPLIGTKEGIGHMAFCFAEPGDSVLVPDPGYPVYSVGTLLAGAQPYYMPLLEKNDFLPDLRRIPEDVLRKATLMWINYPNNPTSAVADLPFYIGVVEFARAHDIYVCHDGPYSEVAYDGYRPVSFLQADGARDTGVEFHSLSKSYNMTGWRIGMVVGNPVMIDALKRLKSNLDSGIPQAIQYAAIEAMTGPQDCIEEHNAVYQRRRDLVVDMLIRMGLEVTPPRASLYVWAKVPQGYNSVEFANDLLEKVGVVVTPGIGYGRNGEGYVRLSLTLPDASLVKGLSRLAEWQDSRNRFKPRV, encoded by the coding sequence ATGAAGAAAATGGCCAAAAGGGTTGAAAAATTACCTCCTTACCTTTTTGTAGAAATCAGCAGGAAGATTGCTGAGAAGAGGGCGAGAGGTGAAGAAGTAGTCAGCTTCGGCATCGGTGATCCGGACATGCCAACACCGCCCCATGTAATAGAGAGGTTATGCCAAGAAGTGAAAAAACCGGCTAACCATCGCTACCCGGAGTCGGAAGGCTTGCCCGAACTCCGACGGACGATAGCCGATTGGTATCAGAGGCGCTTTAATGTTTCCCTGGACCCTGAGACGGAGGTATTACCCCTTATTGGTACCAAAGAAGGTATCGGACATATGGCCTTCTGCTTTGCCGAACCCGGGGACAGCGTCCTGGTACCGGACCCGGGTTACCCCGTCTACTCGGTGGGCACACTTCTGGCCGGTGCACAGCCTTACTATATGCCCCTTTTGGAAAAGAACGACTTCCTGCCTGACCTGCGCCGGATACCGGAAGACGTATTGAGGAAGGCTACCCTCATGTGGATTAACTACCCCAACAACCCGACTTCCGCGGTGGCCGACCTTCCGTTCTACATCGGGGTAGTGGAATTTGCACGGGCGCATGATATTTATGTGTGTCATGACGGGCCGTACTCCGAGGTCGCCTATGATGGCTACCGACCGGTCAGCTTTCTTCAGGCAGACGGAGCCAGGGACACAGGTGTGGAGTTCCATTCCCTTTCCAAGAGCTACAACATGACCGGATGGCGTATTGGCATGGTCGTGGGTAATCCTGTAATGATAGATGCCCTGAAGCGCCTGAAATCAAACCTGGATTCCGGTATCCCGCAGGCAATCCAGTACGCGGCGATTGAAGCTATGACTGGTCCGCAGGACTGTATCGAGGAACACAATGCCGTCTACCAGAGGCGACGTGACCTGGTGGTCGACATGCTGATAAGAATGGGTCTGGAGGTAACTCCTCCGCGAGCGAGTCTGTACGTCTGGGCGAAGGTCCCACAGGGCTATAATTCTGTGGAGTTCGCCAATGACCTGCTGGAGAAGGTCGGTGTGGTCGTGACCCCGGGAATTGGCTACGGTAGAAACGGTGAGGGCTATGTGAGGTTATCCCTGACACTACCTGATGCCAGCCTGGTGAAAGGCTTATCCCGTCTTGCTGAATGGCAGGACTCCAGGAATCGATTCAAGCCCAGGGTGTAG